One region of Fibrobacter sp. UWH6 genomic DNA includes:
- a CDS encoding long-chain fatty acid--CoA ligase, whose amino-acid sequence MEPLLHQSLAHMFFATCDREDFPGWYHRKHEQWIYFSRQQLARDTRSLALAFKNRGIKEHQSIGIVANSCPEWIMTDIASQLNHAQVVPLFPNISSDNFNFQCDDSDVQILLLNNVNELDQAIKDVLPRFSVVICIDPASDCPDNGVYWHDLIREGQELAKKPESSAWIQSQLESINPDDLFSIIYTSGSTGRPKGAELSHRNMLAQIQTIRRDVVALNHNDVGLVVLPVAHVLERMTTYFFILNATKVFFADTPKNTALLMKEVKPTVMMVVPRILERVYESMTAAGEKCHGFKRWLINRAVKIAKIEDPTKRPSIARRIYDKLVYKKMREAIGGKFRLIVCGGGALNKSICRFLLNVGINICEGYGLTECAPVLTVNTPKCIRPGSVGIPLAYLDVKIGENSEVLAKGDSVFKGYHNMPEVNKEIFTEDGYLKTGDQGSFDEDGYLFLIGRIKELLKTSTGKYVSPNPIELEISRHPLVEQALVIANDRKFASVLIFLNPINARRFLNRTKDEFDINRALESKHINEALERHITRINKKLNHWEQIRKWTLIGDSLTVESGLLTPTLKIRRKAAEEMYSEQIEEMYK is encoded by the coding sequence ATGGAACCGCTGCTGCACCAGTCCCTCGCCCACATGTTCTTCGCTACCTGCGACAGAGAGGATTTCCCCGGCTGGTACCACAGAAAACACGAACAGTGGATTTATTTCTCTAGGCAGCAACTCGCCAGAGATACCCGCTCCTTGGCCCTTGCGTTCAAGAACCGCGGAATCAAGGAACACCAGAGTATCGGCATCGTAGCCAACAGCTGCCCGGAATGGATCATGACGGACATCGCATCCCAGCTGAATCACGCCCAGGTGGTCCCCCTGTTTCCCAACATTTCCTCGGACAATTTCAACTTCCAGTGTGATGACTCCGACGTCCAGATTCTGCTGCTGAACAACGTAAACGAACTGGACCAGGCCATCAAGGACGTCCTTCCCCGCTTTAGCGTGGTCATCTGCATCGATCCGGCATCCGACTGCCCCGACAACGGCGTCTACTGGCACGACCTGATCCGCGAAGGCCAGGAACTGGCCAAGAAGCCCGAATCCTCCGCCTGGATCCAAAGTCAGCTGGAATCCATCAACCCCGACGACCTGTTCAGCATCATCTACACCAGCGGTTCCACCGGACGTCCCAAGGGTGCCGAACTGAGCCACCGCAACATGCTGGCGCAGATTCAGACCATCAGGCGCGATGTTGTCGCCCTGAACCACAACGACGTAGGTCTCGTAGTGCTGCCCGTGGCCCATGTGCTGGAACGCATGACCACCTATTTCTTTATCCTGAACGCCACAAAGGTATTCTTCGCCGACACCCCCAAGAACACCGCCCTCCTGATGAAGGAAGTCAAGCCCACCGTCATGATGGTGGTCCCCCGCATTCTGGAACGCGTCTACGAAAGCATGACGGCCGCCGGCGAAAAGTGCCACGGTTTCAAGCGTTGGCTGATTAACCGCGCCGTAAAGATTGCAAAGATTGAGGACCCCACCAAGCGCCCCAGCATCGCCCGCCGCATTTACGACAAACTGGTCTACAAGAAAATGCGCGAAGCCATCGGCGGCAAGTTCCGCCTGATCGTCTGCGGTGGCGGCGCCCTGAACAAGTCCATCTGCCGATTCCTGCTGAACGTTGGCATCAACATCTGCGAAGGTTACGGCCTTACCGAATGCGCCCCCGTGCTCACGGTGAACACTCCCAAGTGCATCCGCCCCGGTAGCGTGGGCATCCCCCTTGCCTATCTGGACGTAAAGATCGGCGAGAACAGCGAAGTCCTGGCCAAGGGCGACAGCGTTTTCAAGGGCTACCACAACATGCCCGAAGTAAACAAGGAAATCTTTACCGAAGACGGTTACCTCAAGACAGGAGACCAGGGATCCTTCGACGAAGACGGCTACCTGTTCTTGATCGGTCGCATCAAGGAACTGCTGAAGACCAGCACCGGCAAGTATGTAAGCCCCAACCCCATCGAGCTTGAAATCAGCCGCCACCCGCTGGTGGAACAGGCCCTTGTCATCGCCAACGACCGTAAGTTCGCTTCTGTGCTTATCTTCCTGAACCCCATCAACGCACGCCGCTTCCTGAACCGCACCAAGGACGAATTCGATATCAACCGCGCTCTGGAATCCAAGCACATCAACGAGGCTCTGGAACGTCACATCACCCGCATCAACAAGAAGCTGAACCATTGGGAACAAATCCGCAAGTGGACCCTCATTGGAGACAGCCTCACCGTTGAATCAGGCTTGCTGACTCCCACCCTCAAGATCCGTCGCAAAGCCGCCGAAGAAATGTACAGCGAACAAATCGAAGAAATGTACAAGTAG
- a CDS encoding T9SS type A sorting domain-containing protein — translation MDCKFLSLSAAVLGLAASASALTVNTAAGWLESAYAEWQPVSGASSYNVYVDGTKIDDPLIRSYGSYMRADVVGLKAGSHTLKIVPVVNGAEGAAESKTVSVKAHDRTGFAFSNGRVPGAYNTDGTLKSGAVVVYVSENSKNKVTADVVTNSKGTKTTCKSFQGILNCMKKGYETRPFDFRFIGNVTDSDSLVAGDMLIDLGSSEDSYVTIEGIGEDATANGWGIRIKNAQNVEVRNMGVMNVNSSEGDNIGLQQNDQYIWIHNNDMFYGDAGSDADQVKGDGALDCKKSTYVTFSYNHFWDNGKSNLLGLSEGTTDGYYITYHHNWYDHSDSRHPRVRYYSAHVYNNYYDGNAKYGAGSTLGSSVFMEGNYFRNCKFPMLTSMQGSDLYAGTTTSTTVNATFSKEAGGTIKAYNNKFAEGGTFIAYGATTYRLKGVDGTAVGSINTKTDFDAYVVSKRDEQVPATVVSKSGGNKYNNFDVNTSVMYKYTADEPDDAKANVMTYAGRINGGDFKWTFTAEDDALYAVNQALKNKLVAYTGSVKSIQGDGAVVVTPAVPNSSSGTASSPSSSASVEPSSSATVASSSSVSGGVVPNSSSATVEAPADDPVDESSDLKSISADLVHNFTEEGASSDYFEFLGNLSTSKGTVSYNGAELTRCLKIESATSVEFVLAKSAEVTLVFNGDFAKVIKIDGEKYTATAGVVKVKLAAGKHSITKGDSANLFLISVKIDASADEPGSSSSDDPASSSEPAEDGPASSGSKDEPSKDEPSEGEETGFSATVAANGNPLMYNVSECRLDVFASEIRRLDVVRMDGRKVRLNGMPGGVSYDLSHLQPGIYLVRLVADGKTFQRKIVKQ, via the coding sequence ATGGATTGCAAATTTCTTTCTCTCTCTGCCGCAGTGCTGGGCCTTGCCGCTTCCGCCTCGGCGCTGACTGTCAATACCGCTGCCGGTTGGCTGGAATCCGCCTATGCGGAATGGCAGCCTGTTTCCGGTGCCTCCAGCTACAATGTCTATGTGGACGGAACCAAGATCGATGATCCGCTGATTCGTAGCTACGGTTCCTATATGCGTGCTGACGTGGTCGGCCTGAAGGCAGGCTCACACACCTTGAAGATTGTTCCCGTGGTGAATGGTGCCGAAGGGGCTGCCGAATCCAAGACGGTTTCTGTGAAGGCTCATGACCGCACCGGTTTTGCCTTTAGCAATGGCCGCGTTCCTGGGGCCTACAATACCGACGGTACTCTCAAGAGCGGTGCCGTGGTGGTGTATGTTTCCGAAAATTCCAAGAACAAGGTGACCGCCGACGTGGTGACCAATTCCAAGGGCACGAAGACCACTTGCAAGAGCTTCCAGGGCATTCTGAACTGCATGAAGAAGGGTTACGAAACTCGTCCTTTCGACTTCCGCTTTATCGGTAACGTGACGGACTCCGATTCCCTGGTGGCAGGCGACATGCTCATTGATTTGGGCTCTTCCGAAGATTCCTATGTGACCATTGAAGGTATTGGCGAAGATGCTACCGCAAACGGTTGGGGTATCCGCATCAAGAACGCCCAGAACGTAGAAGTCCGCAATATGGGCGTCATGAACGTGAACAGTTCCGAAGGCGACAACATCGGTCTTCAGCAGAACGACCAGTACATCTGGATCCACAACAACGATATGTTCTACGGCGATGCCGGTTCCGATGCGGACCAGGTGAAGGGCGATGGAGCCCTGGACTGCAAGAAGTCTACTTACGTCACCTTCAGCTACAACCACTTCTGGGATAACGGCAAGTCCAACTTGCTGGGCCTTTCCGAAGGGACTACCGACGGCTACTACATTACCTATCACCATAACTGGTACGACCATTCCGATAGCCGTCATCCTCGCGTGCGTTATTACAGCGCTCACGTCTACAACAACTACTACGATGGCAATGCCAAGTACGGTGCGGGCTCTACCTTGGGTTCCTCTGTGTTCATGGAAGGTAACTACTTCCGTAACTGCAAGTTCCCCATGCTCACTTCTATGCAGGGTTCCGACCTTTATGCCGGTACTACCACCAGCACCACCGTTAACGCTACCTTCAGCAAGGAAGCGGGCGGAACCATCAAGGCCTACAATAACAAGTTTGCAGAAGGCGGTACCTTCATCGCTTACGGCGCAACCACCTACCGCCTGAAGGGCGTTGACGGAACTGCCGTTGGCTCCATCAATACCAAGACCGACTTCGACGCCTACGTGGTGAGCAAGCGCGACGAACAGGTTCCTGCCACTGTTGTTTCTAAGTCTGGTGGCAACAAGTACAACAACTTCGACGTGAATACCTCGGTCATGTACAAGTATACAGCCGATGAACCGGATGACGCCAAGGCTAACGTGATGACCTATGCAGGCCGTATCAATGGCGGTGATTTCAAGTGGACCTTTACCGCCGAAGACGATGCCCTCTATGCTGTGAACCAGGCTCTGAAAAATAAGCTGGTGGCCTATACCGGTAGCGTCAAGTCTATCCAGGGTGATGGCGCGGTTGTCGTGACTCCGGCCGTTCCCAACTCCTCTTCGGGAACCGCATCCAGCCCCTCTTCCAGTGCTTCTGTTGAACCTTCCTCCAGTGCGACTGTGGCCAGTTCCAGCAGTGTCTCTGGTGGCGTTGTTCCTAACAGCTCCTCTGCCACCGTCGAAGCGCCTGCAGACGATCCCGTTGATGAAAGTTCCGACTTGAAGTCTATTTCTGCAGACCTGGTGCATAACTTTACCGAAGAAGGAGCCAGCAGCGACTACTTCGAATTCCTCGGAAACCTTTCTACCAGCAAGGGAACCGTGTCTTACAACGGTGCCGAATTGACCCGCTGCCTCAAGATTGAATCGGCTACATCTGTTGAATTCGTGCTGGCCAAGTCTGCTGAAGTGACTCTGGTTTTCAACGGTGATTTCGCTAAGGTGATCAAGATCGATGGTGAAAAGTATACTGCCACCGCAGGCGTTGTAAAAGTCAAGCTGGCTGCCGGTAAGCATTCCATTACCAAGGGCGATTCCGCTAACCTCTTCCTGATCTCTGTTAAGATTGATGCCTCCGCCGATGAGCCGGGCTCCTCCAGCAGCGACGATCCGGCTTCCTCCAGCGAACCTGCCGAAGACGGTCCCGCCTCTTCCGGCTCCAAGGACGAACCTTCTAAGGATGAACCTTCCGAAGGTGAAGAAACTGGATTCTCTGCCACGGTTGCTGCCAACGGAAACCCCTTGATGTATAACGTCTCGGAATGCCGTCTGGATGTGTTCGCTAGCGAAATCCGCCGACTGGATGTGGTCCGTATGGATGGCCGTAAGGTGCGCCTGAACGGAATGCCCGGCGGGGTCAGCTATGACCTGAGTCATCTGCAGCCTGGCATATACCTGGTGCGCCTGGTGGCCGACGGTAAGACGTTCCAACGCAAAATCGTCAAACAGTAA
- a CDS encoding NAD(P)-dependent oxidoreductase yields the protein MDKAAQAELDRINALPTVTLKDKMAIPPQRGAELPHREYRTTMDESTKTMSLAQARLEASRCMDCKKPFCTAACPISMPIPQYLKLLAGGNIEGAVEMIRATSLLPSICSRVCPHEKQCQSSCAMGRTLKDMNKGIHMGETERFCMDYEREHMGGKKVPAMAPSTGKKVAVIGSGPAGFSAAVDLRTLGHDVTIFEAYDLLGGVLRYGIPQFRLPKDIVDYEYSILPKMGIEIKTGVTIGKDITIEQLKKDFDAIFIGNGAAQALKTGVPGEDLKGVYTAEEYLKKGNRGVEIESGKRVIVVGGGNVAMDAARMAFRLGAEDVRVVYRRTLNEMPACKAELREILNEGVVVMELHNPAEFIADENGHVKQAKLDLFQLGEPDEAGRPRPVKIEGQSETIDCDTVVLAIGSRVSSEIKDTTPGLDTNRNGTYIVRAEDSCETSVDGVFVGGDAKHGPLTVVMAMKTGRDAAVQIHKALVG from the coding sequence ATGGATAAAGCCGCTCAGGCAGAATTGGATCGCATCAACGCGCTCCCCACGGTGACTCTGAAAGACAAGATGGCCATTCCGCCCCAGCGTGGTGCAGAACTTCCCCATCGCGAATACCGCACAACCATGGACGAAAGCACCAAAACCATGTCTCTGGCACAGGCTCGTCTCGAAGCTAGCCGTTGCATGGACTGTAAGAAGCCGTTCTGCACCGCAGCCTGCCCCATCAGCATGCCTATCCCCCAGTACCTGAAGTTGCTGGCCGGTGGTAACATCGAAGGCGCTGTGGAAATGATCCGCGCCACTTCCCTGCTGCCCTCCATCTGCAGCCGCGTCTGCCCCCACGAAAAGCAGTGCCAGTCCAGCTGCGCCATGGGTCGTACCCTGAAGGATATGAACAAGGGTATCCATATGGGCGAAACCGAACGTTTCTGCATGGACTACGAACGCGAACACATGGGCGGCAAGAAGGTTCCTGCCATGGCCCCCTCCACTGGCAAGAAGGTTGCCGTTATCGGTTCCGGTCCTGCAGGTTTCTCTGCAGCAGTAGACCTCCGTACCCTGGGCCACGATGTCACCATTTTTGAAGCCTACGACTTGCTGGGTGGCGTGCTCCGTTACGGCATTCCTCAGTTCCGTCTGCCCAAGGACATCGTTGACTACGAATACAGCATTCTCCCCAAGATGGGCATCGAAATCAAGACCGGCGTTACCATCGGTAAGGATATCACCATCGAACAGCTGAAGAAGGACTTTGACGCCATCTTCATCGGTAACGGCGCCGCCCAGGCTCTCAAGACCGGCGTTCCCGGCGAAGACCTGAAGGGCGTCTACACCGCCGAAGAATACCTGAAAAAGGGCAACCGCGGCGTTGAAATTGAATCCGGCAAGCGTGTTATCGTCGTTGGTGGTGGCAACGTGGCTATGGACGCAGCCCGCATGGCATTCCGTCTGGGCGCCGAAGACGTCCGCGTGGTCTACCGTCGTACTCTTAACGAAATGCCCGCCTGCAAGGCAGAACTCCGCGAAATCCTGAACGAAGGCGTGGTGGTTATGGAACTGCACAACCCCGCCGAATTTATCGCCGACGAAAACGGTCACGTCAAGCAGGCTAAGTTGGACCTGTTCCAGCTGGGCGAACCTGATGAAGCTGGCCGTCCCCGTCCGGTGAAGATCGAAGGCCAGAGCGAAACCATCGACTGCGATACCGTGGTCCTGGCAATCGGCAGCAGAGTTTCCAGCGAAATCAAGGACACCACTCCGGGTCTCGACACCAATCGCAACGGCACCTACATCGTCCGCGCCGAAGATTCTTGCGAAACTTCTGTTGACGGAGTATTCGTCGGTGGCGACGCCAAGCACGGACCCCTCACCGTGGTGATGGCCATGAAGACTGGCCGTGACGCTGCAGTCCAGATCCATAAGGCTCTCGTCGGTTAA
- the tgt gene encoding tRNA guanosine(34) transglycosylase Tgt has protein sequence MNRFELIKTSKKSKARLGVLHTDHGDIHTPIFMPVGTEATVKSVTPQQLKDLKAEIILANTYHLYLRPTTPKIAAAGGIHKFMSWDRPVLTDSGGFQVWSLKDLRKIKPEGVEFRSILDGSKHFFSPETVMKAQREIGADIIMAFDECTPYPSTEKEAQHSLNFTLKWTKEAMDWLKANPEIHGYEQKFFGIVQGGMHKHLRKQAIERIAELEPDGFAMGGLSVGEPTETMYEIADFCTDYLPKDHARYVMGVGTPWNLLELIGRGVDMCDCVMPTRNARNGMLFTSEGVLRYKAARHAEEYDKPVDPNCDCYCCRNFSRAYLRHLHHAGESLGFTLASIHNLHFYLHLMQEAKDHIAADDFEEWSKAKIEVLQRNLE, from the coding sequence ATGAACCGTTTTGAACTCATAAAGACTTCCAAGAAGTCCAAGGCACGTCTGGGAGTGCTCCACACGGACCACGGCGACATCCATACGCCGATTTTTATGCCCGTGGGCACCGAAGCTACCGTAAAGTCGGTAACGCCCCAACAGCTGAAGGATCTGAAGGCCGAAATTATCCTGGCCAACACCTACCACCTCTACCTGCGTCCCACAACGCCGAAAATCGCCGCTGCCGGCGGCATTCACAAGTTCATGAGCTGGGATCGCCCGGTTTTGACCGACAGCGGTGGATTTCAGGTATGGAGTCTGAAGGATTTACGCAAGATTAAGCCCGAAGGGGTGGAGTTCAGAAGCATTCTGGACGGTTCCAAGCACTTTTTCAGCCCGGAAACCGTCATGAAGGCCCAGCGCGAGATCGGCGCCGACATCATTATGGCCTTCGACGAGTGCACGCCCTACCCCAGCACCGAAAAAGAAGCTCAGCACAGTCTGAATTTCACGCTGAAATGGACCAAAGAGGCCATGGATTGGCTCAAGGCCAACCCGGAAATCCACGGTTACGAGCAGAAGTTCTTCGGAATTGTGCAGGGCGGCATGCATAAACACCTGCGTAAGCAGGCAATAGAGCGCATCGCGGAACTGGAACCCGACGGATTTGCCATGGGCGGCCTCTCTGTAGGCGAGCCCACCGAAACCATGTACGAAATTGCTGATTTCTGCACCGACTACCTGCCTAAGGACCATGCCCGCTACGTGATGGGCGTAGGAACCCCCTGGAACCTGCTGGAATTGATCGGCCGCGGCGTAGACATGTGCGACTGCGTCATGCCAACCCGTAACGCCCGTAACGGAATGCTGTTCACCAGCGAAGGCGTCTTGCGTTACAAGGCAGCCCGCCACGCCGAAGAATACGACAAGCCGGTGGACCCAAACTGCGACTGCTACTGCTGCCGCAACTTCAGCCGCGCCTACCTGCGCCACCTGCACCACGCCGGCGAATCTTTGGGCTTTACCCTGGCCAGCATCCACAACCTGCATTTCTATCTGCACCTGATGCAAGAGGCAAAGGACCACATCGCAGCCGACGACTTCGAAGAATGGAGCAAGGCCAAGATCGAGGTTCTGCAGCGAAATCTGGAATAA
- a CDS encoding family 43 glycosylhydrolase, which translates to MKMNKLATAALLSRKFVAAAVFGLAASAMAENPISSYHYLADPSAASDGDTFYILTDTDDMCVSTDPFQYNIIGLYAFSSKDMVNWTDHGMVFQSKREFGSYPGNTWASGIAVRNGRPFIVYPDGASGVGMITAPSIDGPYTDPIMDAYGKPRIAGGSNSFLGNCDDIDHCFDPGIFIEEDGTGYVIFGGGSASSVKRPIGNNFDIIKFTESNGKVTLDRNSLTRVQAEKSFEAPYIHKHGDWYYISFNNSGQEIGYGMSKNPLGPYSYKGIVIEAVWKINDCETHSCDGGNNHQGFAEFKGKTYAVYHDRRLVRAKEHPASLGVADPEPGNHRSVSIDEITYAADGSMNKLVFTKEGPKQVGKFDPYNTYKALTSSKQRNVRSRTDWTKGQAVKHVLTPLATKESWIRVTGVDFGKGAQNLRIKAANVGNDNKVEIHTGSVTGTLAGSCDLAKTSGWNDYADNDCEMKGLTGEVDQVFFVFKGAKDSTMGILEWEFQGTKREPEPQTAHNETQTPWTVPGIVQAEDFDDPGYGAGNDSYYEDDADNHSCTDAGKEAECSKYRDGTGVDIYKKSETKTVVGYIRKGEWLEYSVNAAEAGDYTMYIAAASNGGASFGVSVNGTEAGEVEVPAATSSSDDEQNFDDYNKISTNVALKAGVNIIRITATADWFDLDYFNLVKGKNADDDNPLGETTAMKKINFVATSGMNYDVFDVQGNKVGLVNLAGKSAAKALNAAGYAKGVYLLKQVDGAKKMMVNTVK; encoded by the coding sequence ATGAAGATGAATAAGCTCGCGACAGCGGCCCTTCTCTCTCGCAAGTTTGTGGCTGCCGCCGTTTTTGGCCTGGCCGCATCCGCAATGGCGGAAAATCCTATTTCCAGTTATCATTATCTGGCAGACCCTTCTGCCGCTTCTGATGGTGATACCTTCTACATTCTGACCGATACGGACGATATGTGCGTCAGCACTGACCCGTTCCAGTACAATATTATCGGTCTGTATGCTTTCAGTTCCAAGGATATGGTGAACTGGACCGACCATGGCATGGTTTTCCAGTCAAAGCGTGAATTTGGTTCTTATCCCGGCAATACCTGGGCTTCCGGCATTGCCGTCCGTAATGGCAGACCCTTTATTGTGTATCCCGACGGCGCAAGTGGCGTGGGTATGATTACCGCTCCTAGCATTGATGGTCCCTATACAGACCCCATTATGGATGCTTATGGCAAACCTCGAATTGCCGGTGGCTCCAATAGCTTCCTCGGCAACTGCGATGACATCGACCACTGCTTTGACCCGGGTATCTTCATTGAAGAAGATGGTACCGGCTATGTGATTTTTGGTGGTGGATCGGCCAGCTCTGTGAAGCGTCCCATCGGTAATAACTTCGATATTATCAAGTTTACCGAAAGTAACGGCAAGGTGACTTTGGACAGGAACTCTCTGACTCGAGTCCAGGCAGAAAAGTCCTTTGAAGCTCCTTACATCCATAAGCATGGTGACTGGTACTATATCAGCTTCAACAATAGCGGTCAGGAAATCGGTTACGGTATGTCCAAGAATCCCCTTGGTCCTTACTCCTACAAGGGTATCGTTATCGAAGCCGTGTGGAAGATTAACGACTGTGAAACTCATAGTTGCGATGGCGGTAACAACCACCAGGGTTTTGCTGAATTCAAGGGCAAGACTTATGCTGTTTATCATGATCGTCGCCTTGTTCGCGCTAAGGAACATCCTGCTTCCCTGGGTGTTGCCGATCCGGAACCGGGTAACCATCGTAGTGTAAGTATCGATGAAATTACCTACGCGGCTGATGGCTCCATGAACAAGCTTGTGTTCACCAAGGAAGGTCCTAAGCAGGTAGGCAAGTTCGATCCGTACAACACCTACAAGGCTCTCACCAGTTCCAAGCAGCGCAATGTCCGTAGCCGTACCGACTGGACCAAGGGCCAGGCTGTTAAGCATGTGCTGACTCCCCTTGCCACCAAGGAATCCTGGATTCGCGTGACTGGCGTGGACTTCGGCAAGGGTGCCCAGAATCTTCGCATCAAGGCTGCTAACGTGGGTAACGACAACAAGGTTGAAATCCATACTGGTTCTGTCACCGGTACTTTGGCAGGTTCCTGCGATTTGGCAAAGACTAGCGGCTGGAATGACTATGCCGATAATGATTGCGAAATGAAGGGTCTTACCGGAGAAGTTGATCAGGTGTTCTTCGTATTCAAGGGTGCAAAGGACTCTACCATGGGTATTCTTGAATGGGAATTCCAGGGAACCAAGCGCGAACCGGAACCCCAGACCGCTCATAATGAGACCCAGACTCCCTGGACTGTTCCTGGAATTGTACAGGCCGAAGACTTCGATGATCCGGGCTACGGCGCAGGCAATGATTCCTACTATGAAGATGATGCCGATAACCACTCTTGTACCGACGCAGGCAAGGAAGCTGAATGCTCCAAGTATCGCGATGGCACTGGTGTTGACATCTACAAGAAGAGTGAAACGAAGACTGTGGTTGGCTATATCAGAAAGGGCGAATGGCTGGAATACTCTGTGAATGCTGCTGAAGCTGGCGATTACACCATGTACATTGCCGCAGCTTCTAACGGCGGTGCAAGTTTCGGTGTGTCTGTCAATGGTACTGAAGCCGGCGAAGTTGAAGTTCCTGCAGCAACTTCTTCTAGCGATGACGAACAGAACTTCGATGATTACAACAAGATTTCCACTAATGTGGCCTTGAAGGCCGGTGTGAATATCATTCGCATTACTGCAACCGCAGACTGGTTTGACCTTGATTACTTCAACCTGGTGAAGGGCAAGAATGCCGACGATGACAATCCTCTTGGCGAAACAACCGCTATGAAGAAAATCAACTTCGTTGCAACTTCTGGCATGAACTACGATGTGTTCGATGTTCAGGGCAACAAGGTCGGCCTGGTTAACCTGGCTGGAAAGAGTGCCGCCAAGGCTCTTAACGCTGCCGGCTATGCCAAGGGCGTATACCTGCTGAAGCAGGTGGACGGTGCCAAGAAAATGATGGTGAATACCGTTAAATAA
- the murD gene encoding UDP-N-acetylmuramoyl-L-alanine--D-glutamate ligase, with amino-acid sequence MNNNLVSPVGILGFGVEGQSTLRYLFREGVKDIVVMDKNPVNLPEVPAGVNVKVCSGESYMDGLKDCVTVVRSAGVYPMSQELFKFQMNGGMMTSQIQLFLEQTKSSKVVGVTGTLGKGSTVSMISHILDKCGKANIIGGNFGVPALDLLEDDSADRISILELSSFQLMTLSKSPDVGVVLRVSTEHLDWHKTVEEYRDAKANLVRWQKNSGTCVYLKDAKPTAKIASESPARNKLAVSFGDGENGSNDGNAVIEGSTLTIGSDKLFLGDCKVRGIYQLENMAAATLACTALGIKVADAFEALKSYETLPFRMEFKGEKKGIEFYNDSYATRPDATIAATGSMKRPFALILGGSEKNADFTELSNILVKERPNLKRVALIGATAERMLDDLKKAGVDEAGIKTAIFPTLEEAFADSLNIGEGGTVIMSPACASFGLFKNYKVRGQVFDKLVSEV; translated from the coding sequence ATGAACAACAATTTGGTTTCTCCTGTAGGCATTCTCGGCTTTGGCGTTGAAGGCCAGAGCACCTTGCGTTATCTGTTCCGTGAAGGCGTCAAGGACATTGTCGTGATGGACAAGAATCCGGTGAACTTGCCGGAAGTTCCTGCAGGCGTAAACGTGAAGGTTTGCAGCGGCGAAAGCTACATGGACGGCCTCAAGGATTGCGTGACCGTAGTGCGTTCTGCAGGCGTATACCCCATGAGTCAGGAACTGTTCAAGTTCCAGATGAACGGTGGCATGATGACTAGTCAGATTCAGCTGTTCCTGGAACAGACCAAGTCCAGCAAGGTGGTGGGAGTTACCGGCACCTTGGGCAAGGGCAGCACCGTCAGCATGATCAGTCACATTCTCGACAAGTGCGGCAAGGCAAACATCATCGGCGGTAACTTCGGCGTGCCGGCGCTGGACCTGCTGGAAGACGATTCCGCAGACCGAATCAGCATTCTGGAACTTTCCAGCTTCCAGCTGATGACGCTTTCGAAGTCGCCGGACGTAGGCGTGGTTCTGCGCGTGTCTACGGAACATCTGGACTGGCACAAGACTGTCGAGGAATACCGCGACGCCAAGGCAAATCTGGTTCGCTGGCAGAAGAATAGCGGCACTTGCGTCTACCTGAAGGATGCAAAACCTACCGCAAAGATCGCAAGCGAAAGCCCCGCCCGCAATAAGCTGGCTGTTAGCTTCGGCGACGGCGAAAACGGAAGCAATGACGGAAACGCCGTTATCGAAGGCTCTACGCTGACCATCGGCAGCGACAAGCTGTTCCTGGGCGATTGCAAGGTCCGCGGCATCTATCAGCTGGAAAATATGGCGGCAGCAACCCTCGCCTGCACCGCCCTGGGCATCAAGGTAGCCGACGCTTTCGAAGCCTTGAAGTCTTACGAAACCCTCCCCTTCCGCATGGAATTTAAAGGCGAAAAGAAGGGCATTGAATTCTACAACGATAGCTACGCCACCCGCCCCGACGCCACCATCGCAGCCACAGGCAGCATGAAGCGCCCCTTCGCGCTGATTCTGGGCGGTTCCGAAAAGAACGCCGACTTTACGGAACTTAGCAACATCCTGGTGAAGGAACGCCCCAACCTGAAGCGCGTGGCCCTCATAGGCGCCACTGCAGAACGCATGCTTGACGATCTGAAGAAGGCTGGTGTAGATGAAGCAGGCATCAAGACGGCCATCTTCCCCACTCTTGAAGAAGCTTTCGCAGACAGCCTGAATATCGGTGAAGGCGGTACCGTTATCATGAGCCCCGCCTGCGCAAGCTTCGGTCTGTTCAAGAACTATAAAGTTCGCGGCCAGGTTTTTGACAAGCTAGTTTCTGAAGTTTAA